In the genome of Mycobacterium kansasii ATCC 12478, one region contains:
- a CDS encoding metal-sensitive transcriptional regulator translates to MTTDYGYSQQKDNYAKRLRRIEGQVRGIARMIEEDKYCIDILTQISAINSALRSVALNLLDEHLNHCVTRAVAEGGTEADSKLAEASAAIARLVRS, encoded by the coding sequence ATGACAACCGACTACGGCTATTCGCAGCAGAAGGACAATTACGCCAAACGGCTGCGGCGCATCGAGGGCCAGGTGCGCGGAATCGCGCGCATGATCGAAGAGGACAAGTACTGCATCGATATCCTCACCCAGATCAGCGCCATCAACAGTGCCCTGCGATCGGTGGCGCTGAACCTGCTCGACGAGCACCTCAACCATTGCGTCACCCGTGCCGTTGCCGAGGGCGGCACCGAAGCGGACAGTAAGCTCGCCGAAGCCTCCGCGGCCATCGCACGGCTCGTTCGTTCCTGA